The Glycine soja cultivar W05 chromosome 15, ASM419377v2, whole genome shotgun sequence region GAATATTTTCTGTAATAATTCTAAGgagtaaatatctttttatgaataaaatttaaatatataaaaaatgtttttgtctcaaactattttttgaaaatttacttCTAGTCTCTAAGcaatttttttagcatttttagtttatatatttttcatttggttAATATTTTGAGTTCAtattaattgacaacacattatCAAATAGTTTAATATGATAGttacacatatttttattttagataaatcATGTTTCAAATCTCCATTGAACTAGTTTTATATCATCATCAACTAACAAGTTTTACTAGTTGATAATGTGATAAGTCAAGTGATTACAAACATGACTATTACATCATCACTAAATggtaacagaaattaaaaatgctaatgaaaaaaaataatataagattaaaaaacaaaaattatttaaaaactaaaaatgaattttgcaaaaaatttagagataaacatatttaactcTAATTCTAAATATGTTAACCCAAATTGTTATAGCaggatattattattatattctgTCCCTAAGTCTCATTTTTAACAGGAGTATCCATTACTACAAGggcaataattttgaaaataaaaatagttatttaaagtaataaaatatatttataatattcaatgttataattattttaattcaaatattaaatatgtaacTGTATTATTATGTATTAAATATCAGCAGACAAAATCATCACCTATTTATCTGAGGACTCGATAGAATTGTATCCCGTGAAAAAATGCCTGTAATCtgtggaaaaaatatattattatgagCACGTAACATTTGATAGAGTCATCGAACGCACGCGCACACAACAAAAGCCGGAAAAGTCAAACTATAGCGTCAAAGTTCGTAGCCTTTTCTTACTTACAAagccataataataataataataataataataatatattattttcctcCTAATTATCATTTAAGTATtcgttaattaaatcatttttttttactacttcAGCTTAGTTTTCTACTTTCCCtcttactctctctctctctctcataatCCCATCCCAACTCTATGGTTTACTACTCCATCCTTGAATATCTATATAAAGCCCCCACCCTTCTTTATCCTCTTCGTAATAAGGCaaaaccctctctctctctctctctctctctcaatttgTTTACCTCTTCAACTCAACCACACTTCTAAGATCAAAAGCTACCTTTGTTGCTttgagtttgaactttgaatcaatcaatcaatcaaagtgGGTGGTGACTCATGGAAGTGAAAGGAAGGATAAGCAACtccaccatcaccaccaccacaatCCAAAGTGAGGATGAGATGGACCTTCGAAGAGGTCCTTGGACCGTCGATGAGGATCTTGCTCTCATCAATTACATTGCTAATCATGGTGAAGGTCGATGGAACTCCCTAGCTCGTTCAGCTGgtaattaataatatacataaacctttttctttctttctaagtTTTTATCCCAATATAATACTATACCATAGGATACAAGTGATATATTTCATGATTGCAATTGTTGACACGAAAATTAGTTCCACTATTTTCTTCAACACCGCCTTTCTATCTTCTACACCTCTATGATTATTGTGGTGTGAAAAGCCCTTCTCACTTTCTCGTCCCGTTTCATCACCAATCAATTTCTTTGGGGGTAGAAAAGCCAAAGTTTGCGGTTTTCTAATATATATGAAGAGCATCATGATATGGTAGTGGATTATGTTAGCCAGGACTTTATAATATGGCACATACTTGTTCGTGGTGGggcataaaaatgaaatatgtaATTATAGGTTGTCGATAGTTGCTTGTCCGCATCCCCCAttcatgaaaaatgaaaaaaaggagTTATATGAATTGATAccacaactaaaaaaaatcatatatttgtacagaaaaaataaaagtaccataaaggaaaaaagaaaatgctctttctttatttccttcattATAGTAGTATTTTGCTCCCTTAGAACTTTACCAATACaagcaatttcattttgttGCAGGACTCAAACGAACTGGCAAGAGCTGCAGATTGAGATGGTTGAATTATTTGCGTCCCGATGTTCGACGTGGCAACATCACACTTGAAGAACAGCTTCTTATTCTCGAGCTCCATGGTCGCTGGGGAAACcggtaataaaaaattaatatttactgataagaaaattttttttttcttgcatttttcattacatatattaattttttttcttcatctctttttctttcaccCATACACTTAAAATAAGGTTTTacattttccaaaattaaatatgCATGCAAGATGCAACCAAACATTATacccttttttttaaattaaattattcatgatTATTAATCTAAATTCCCAGATTGTGATTTAGTTATATTGATTTGATCAGATGGTCTAAAATTGCTCAATATTTGCCTGGAAGAACCGATAATGAGATAAAGAATTATTGGAGAACCCGTGTCCAAAAGCAAGCCAAGCAACTCAAATGTGACGTGAATAGCAAGCAATTCAAGGATGCCATGCGCTACCTTTGGATGCCAAGGCTGGTGGAGCGCATTCAAGCCGCCGCCGCGGCCGCCACCACTGCCACGGCCACCGTGGGTTCTCCAACGGCATCAGCTAGTGCTACTACAACCATCACCACTAACAACAACGCCACCACATACAACTAcgagaacaacaacaacaacaaccttaacAACAGTTTTGAAGTGCACAGTGGGAACATGATGTTGAGAAATCCAGCAATCATGaacattaataattttgttggTTCACACAGTTACACTCCAGAGAATAATAGCACGGGTGCCTCATCGGATTCATTTGGTGCTCAGGTTTCGCCTGTCTCGGACTTGACTCAGGATTATTACAATAATGTCACGGTTGagaataataacaacaacaataacccTAATCCTGAGTATTACCAACAAGCACATGATCAATTGAGTTTCTTAGACTGCATCACAAGCCCTTCAGGGTTGTTCGATTTCCAGTCCATGGAACCAAACACCCCGTGGATTCAGAGTAATGTTGGGGACACGTCAACCAACGGTTTCTGGAATGTTGAAAACATGTTGCTCTTTCAACAACTCTCTGACAACATGTGAAACATCAATTCGTAGGAGAATTCATGGTGAGAGGGACTAAAAAAACTGTGAAGGGTTGTGAAATTTACagatgataaaattatataattaagtagAAAAATGAGCAAATAGAATAAATTCATATGTAGGACACACGTAGGATCCACGACATGGACATAGATTTTAAACTAAGGACACTCTAAGAGCAAAGAGAAGGAAACtgtgaattatttttaagtttaatttgtacggacttttttttttctttgattttcctTATTTTTAGAGGGGGTGGGgaaatatttgtaatttgaGCTTTCTTTATAGTATAAGATTCCATTCTTTGAAATTATTAATCTCTGTTCTGCAGTTTTGTTTTGATTCCGATCTTAATTCCCTAGCTAGCTAGAGATCACTAGTAGTAGTGAGTGCATTATGGATGCATGATcgtacaaattaattaaattatattataacctAAAGACGTGTGCATAATTGACTCCACACAACAAACCCGAACCCTTTATTTCATTTGTCAATTCCCTATTACAACtgttatatttatatacttACATATAAGTAATTATAAGTAATCCCACTTTCTGAACCTTGTCCACGGGACCTGAACCAAACCCCGCAAAGTGTATTTCTAGATCGTTAAAAAAGAGGTGGAAagcaattgtaatttttttagacGTGGTCTTGTATTATTGGTATGTTCAAGTTGGCCCTTAGCGACAAAACTTACAAAAGTTTAAACATAAGCCTCCATTATTACCATCGTTATAATGATCTTAAAGCTTCAATTTGCCAGCTAAGTACGATTCCAAGGACCCTACCCCAAATTTCTCTCACGCTTTGTTGGATTTCGTACGAACATAGCTCCACTGATCCAAAATTACCAACTTTCAGTCCAATCCATACAAGCCAAGATGCCCTCAAGGGTAATTTCGTAAATCCCTGCGCTGCACGTGCAAGGTTCATGAGTTGCAAAACGTGAAGGAATAGTAGAGAGAAGGAGGGAGGAGATGGTGGTGGCGGCGGGGAATCTTTGTAGGCCGCGTGCCTATACGAGAAGCCATCCATGTGGTCCCGTAGAAAGAGGTGTTTAGAACTTGCCACgcgtaatattatattatattccaaatataataaactaatacagtaattttttaaatgattttttttttgttaatcagtatgtttaaaacattaattaagaaattaaaataacaaatatttattatgaaaataatagaagaatgtaaaaatttaccacaacataattttacaccattaattcaataaaatatatattttattttaatcaatattcaAATAACATTCCCTAGTATTTGTTTTGTTAACAGAAAAAGATTGAAAGTGGCAGAAATAATAAGTTGCGTACCTTAATTAGGGTTCGTGGATCGACAGGACCGTGGCACTTGAAGCCGCAATCGACACATAGAGTATTCATATTGCTCTTCCCT contains the following coding sequences:
- the LOC114387110 gene encoding transcription factor MYB108-like, with the protein product MEVKGRISNSTITTTTIQSEDEMDLRRGPWTVDEDLALINYIANHGEGRWNSLARSAGLKRTGKSCRLRWLNYLRPDVRRGNITLEEQLLILELHGRWGNRWSKIAQYLPGRTDNEIKNYWRTRVQKQAKQLKCDVNSKQFKDAMRYLWMPRLVERIQAAAAAATTATATVGSPTASASATTTITTNNNATTYNYENNNNNNLNNSFEVHSGNMMLRNPAIMNINNFVGSHSYTPENNSTGASSDSFGAQVSPVSDLTQDYYNNVTVENNNNNNNPNPEYYQQAHDQLSFLDCITSPSGLFDFQSMEPNTPWIQSNVGDTSTNGFWNVENMLLFQQLSDNM